From the genome of Solidesulfovibrio carbinolicus, one region includes:
- a CDS encoding molybdopterin-dependent oxidoreductase, with amino-acid sequence MALDPAFPAAPGATTPVVATCTRDCPSACGLIAHVRDGRVVKLTGNPAHPVNRGTACRKTPGFLRRMTSDKRVTTPLRRVAGQWTPVSWDDALDEMAERLKDCVARHGPESILYYMGFGERTALKIVNARFFAHLGGVTTLRGTLCGGTGYAAQGLDYGPRVSHDPLDLQNARTIVLWGRNPAATQFGLMPHLRAARERGASIVLIDPRQSESAALADLLVQPRPGRDAFLALAVAKRIIEAGWEDRTFLETRADNLAGYLALLARWSMDELVAACDVPLAVVAALAEAYAQGKPTATMLGWGLHRFTLGHEMVRAVDALGAVSGNIGLAGGGVSQGFEEWGPYDPDLWGEGLHPPRRTLLMPQIGREILEAKDPPVEMAVITAANPVCMAPNSDLVAKALNCVPFVVHMNLFLDDTAEHADLFLPCAAFYEQRDLVASFGHNYVGPLVRAVDPPGQCRSQFDIFMDLGRRFPFAGEYVKSEEEWLRLLIRPLLEKGVAWDDLWKGPVRIPDAPMVPWADGKFDTPTGRFQLLTDVTACEDCRAAARYPFTLLTVGPAEHLCSEREPGYDSVPLEIVMASETATRLGIADGSPARLVSPLGELTVTVRHDETSRADVVSCGRGGWLSHGQGVNRLIPDLVSAVGQGTPYYEARVDVERLS; translated from the coding sequence ATGGCCCTCGACCCCGCTTTTCCCGCTGCCCCGGGCGCGACCACGCCCGTGGTCGCCACCTGCACCCGCGACTGCCCAAGCGCCTGCGGCTTGATCGCCCATGTTCGGGACGGCCGGGTGGTCAAACTGACCGGGAACCCCGCCCATCCCGTCAACCGGGGCACGGCCTGCCGCAAGACGCCGGGTTTCCTGCGGCGCATGACCAGCGACAAGCGCGTGACCACGCCGCTGCGGCGCGTGGCCGGCCAGTGGACGCCGGTGTCCTGGGACGACGCCCTAGACGAGATGGCCGAGCGCCTCAAGGATTGCGTGGCCCGCCATGGCCCGGAATCGATCCTCTATTACATGGGCTTTGGCGAACGCACGGCGCTCAAAATCGTCAACGCCCGGTTTTTCGCCCACCTGGGCGGGGTGACCACCCTGCGCGGCACCTTGTGCGGCGGCACGGGCTACGCCGCCCAGGGCCTGGACTACGGCCCCCGCGTTTCCCACGATCCCCTGGACCTCCAAAACGCTCGCACCATCGTCTTGTGGGGCAGAAATCCCGCCGCCACCCAGTTCGGCCTCATGCCGCATCTGCGCGCCGCCCGGGAGCGCGGGGCCAGCATCGTGCTGATCGATCCGCGCCAAAGCGAATCCGCCGCCCTGGCCGATTTGCTCGTGCAGCCAAGGCCCGGCCGCGACGCGTTCCTGGCCCTGGCCGTGGCCAAACGCATCATCGAGGCCGGTTGGGAGGATCGAACCTTTCTCGAAACCCGGGCCGACAATCTGGCCGGCTACTTGGCCTTGCTGGCCCGGTGGAGCATGGACGAGCTGGTCGCCGCCTGCGACGTGCCCCTGGCCGTGGTCGCCGCCTTGGCCGAGGCCTACGCCCAGGGCAAGCCCACGGCCACCATGCTCGGCTGGGGCCTGCACCGCTTTACGCTCGGGCACGAGATGGTGCGCGCCGTGGACGCCCTGGGCGCGGTCTCGGGCAACATCGGCCTGGCCGGCGGCGGCGTGTCCCAGGGGTTCGAGGAGTGGGGGCCTTACGACCCGGACCTGTGGGGCGAGGGCCTGCATCCGCCCCGGCGAACGCTGCTCATGCCGCAGATCGGCCGAGAGATTCTCGAAGCCAAGGACCCGCCGGTGGAAATGGCCGTCATCACCGCCGCCAATCCGGTCTGCATGGCCCCGAATTCCGACCTCGTGGCCAAGGCGCTCAACTGCGTGCCCTTTGTGGTCCACATGAATCTCTTTCTCGACGACACGGCCGAGCACGCCGACCTGTTTTTGCCCTGCGCCGCTTTTTACGAGCAGCGCGACTTGGTGGCGAGCTTTGGCCACAACTACGTCGGGCCGCTGGTGCGCGCCGTCGATCCGCCCGGGCAGTGCCGCAGCCAGTTCGACATCTTCATGGACCTTGGCCGGCGGTTTCCCTTTGCCGGGGAGTACGTCAAGAGCGAGGAGGAGTGGCTGCGGCTGCTCATCCGGCCGCTTTTGGAAAAGGGCGTGGCCTGGGACGACCTCTGGAAGGGGCCGGTGCGCATCCCGGACGCGCCCATGGTCCCCTGGGCCGACGGCAAATTCGACACGCCGACCGGCCGGTTCCAGCTGCTCACCGACGTGACGGCTTGCGAGGACTGCCGCGCCGCCGCCCGCTATCCCTTCACGCTGCTTACCGTCGGCCCGGCCGAACACCTGTGTTCCGAACGTGAGCCGGGCTATGACTCGGTGCCGCTGGAAATCGTCATGGCGTCGGAAACGGCCACGCGGCTGGGCATTGCCGACGGTTCGCCGGCCCGGCTTGTCAGTCCTCTGGGCGAACTGACCGTGACCGTGCGCCACGACGAGACGTCGCGGGCAGATGTCGTGTCCTGCGGCCGTGGCGGCTGGCTGTCCCACGGCCAGGGCGTCAACCGTCTCATCCCGGACCTGGTCAGCGCGGTGGGGCAGGGCACGCCGTATTACGAGGCCCGCGTGGACGTGGAGCGGCTGTCGTGA
- a CDS encoding antibiotic biosynthesis monooxygenase → MIAREWKCTLPRRHRDGFMAHLYATGVAETSALPGYRGYQILERELPGDVAEVTLVTYWEALEVIKAFAGEDIGVAVLYPGDEAYELVPETVVRHYEVVGAAWPGDKA, encoded by the coding sequence GTGATCGCGCGCGAATGGAAATGCACCCTGCCGCGTCGCCACCGCGACGGCTTCATGGCGCATTTGTACGCCACGGGCGTGGCCGAGACGTCGGCGCTGCCGGGTTATCGCGGCTATCAGATCTTGGAGCGCGAGCTTCCCGGCGACGTGGCCGAGGTGACGCTGGTCACGTACTGGGAGGCGCTTGAGGTTATCAAGGCCTTCGCCGGCGAGGACATTGGCGTGGCGGTGCTGTATCCCGGCGACGAAGCGTATGAACTCGTGCCGGAGACGGTGGTGCGGCATTATGAGGTGGTTGGGGCGGCGTGGCCGGGGGACAAGGCGTAG
- a CDS encoding (2Fe-2S) ferredoxin domain-containing protein, with amino-acid sequence MEKPQYLINVCASFRVKGEAKGICHKKGSHNLLGYMEEGILDRDIDARVVSTGCLKQCEDGPVVVVMPNNWWYKEIDSEDKVDELLDALEKGEACEDHLFT; translated from the coding sequence ATGGAAAAGCCGCAATACCTGATCAACGTCTGCGCGAGCTTTCGCGTCAAGGGCGAGGCCAAGGGCATCTGCCACAAAAAAGGCTCGCACAACCTGCTCGGCTACATGGAAGAAGGCATCCTCGACCGGGACATCGACGCCCGGGTGGTGAGCACGGGTTGCCTCAAGCAGTGCGAAGACGGACCGGTTGTAGTGGTTATGCCCAACAACTGGTGGTACAAAGAGATCGACAGCGAAGACAAGGTGGATGAGTTGCTCGACGCCCTGGAAAAAGGCGAAGCCTGCGAGGACCACCTGTTTACCTAG
- the nifK gene encoding nitrogenase molybdenum-iron protein subunit beta: MALLRHTTGEIKERKALTVNPAKTCQPVGAMYAALGVKGCFPHSHGSQGCCAYHRSALTRHYKEPVVAGTSSFTEGSSVFGGQSNLITAIDNIFTLYDPEVIAIHTTCLSETIGDDLMQISQKAKDDGKVPAGKHIVYASTPSYVGTHVTGYANMVKGILKGFVKKTGTPNGKINIIPGFCEPSDMAEIRRLADMMGIDITMVPDTNGVLNGPMTGHYEMYPNAGATPAEIAGMGDAKATIGLGRWATADGVNFLDAEFKVPGHVMGLPIGLKATDRYVDLLRKLSGKTVPDAINFERGQVVDLLSDYSQYFYGKKVAMAGDPDQVLALVEFCITLGMIPAYTVTGTAGKYFDERMAELLKDVPYDCKFKCGGEADMYLLHQWIKNDPVDLLIGNTYLKYVARDEDIPLVRHGFPILDRVGHQYFPSVGYSGAMRLMEKFLEALLDRLDRDAPETRFELQL, encoded by the coding sequence ATGGCTCTCTTAAGACACACCACCGGCGAGATCAAGGAACGCAAGGCGCTCACCGTCAACCCGGCCAAGACCTGCCAGCCCGTCGGCGCCATGTACGCGGCCCTTGGCGTCAAGGGATGTTTCCCCCACAGCCACGGTTCCCAGGGCTGCTGCGCCTACCACCGCTCCGCCCTGACCCGGCACTACAAGGAGCCGGTCGTGGCCGGCACCTCCTCCTTCACCGAAGGTTCCTCGGTCTTTGGCGGCCAGTCCAACCTCATCACCGCCATCGACAACATCTTCACCCTGTATGACCCCGAGGTCATCGCCATCCACACCACCTGCCTCTCGGAGACCATCGGCGACGACCTGATGCAGATCTCCCAGAAGGCCAAGGACGACGGCAAGGTGCCGGCCGGCAAGCATATCGTCTACGCCAGCACCCCCAGCTACGTCGGCACCCATGTCACCGGCTACGCCAACATGGTCAAGGGCATCCTCAAGGGCTTCGTGAAAAAGACCGGGACGCCCAACGGCAAGATCAACATCATCCCCGGCTTCTGCGAGCCGTCGGACATGGCCGAGATCCGCCGCCTGGCCGACATGATGGGCATCGACATCACCATGGTCCCGGACACCAACGGCGTGCTCAACGGCCCCATGACCGGCCATTACGAGATGTACCCCAACGCCGGAGCCACCCCGGCCGAGATCGCCGGCATGGGCGACGCCAAGGCCACCATTGGCCTTGGCCGCTGGGCCACCGCTGATGGCGTCAACTTCCTGGACGCCGAGTTCAAGGTGCCCGGCCACGTCATGGGCCTGCCCATCGGGCTCAAGGCCACCGACCGCTACGTCGATCTGCTGCGCAAGCTCTCCGGCAAGACCGTGCCCGACGCCATCAACTTCGAGCGCGGCCAGGTCGTGGACCTGCTCTCCGACTACAGCCAGTACTTCTACGGCAAGAAGGTGGCCATGGCCGGCGACCCCGACCAGGTGCTTGCTCTGGTGGAATTCTGCATCACCCTGGGCATGATCCCGGCCTACACGGTCACGGGCACCGCTGGTAAGTACTTCGACGAGCGCATGGCCGAACTGCTCAAGGACGTGCCTTACGACTGCAAGTTCAAGTGCGGCGGCGAAGCCGACATGTACCTGCTCCACCAGTGGATCAAAAACGACCCCGTCGATCTGCTCATCGGCAACACGTACCTGAAGTACGTCGCCCGCGACGAGGACATCCCGCTGGTGCGCCACGGCTTCCCGATCCTTGACCGCGTCGGCCACCAGTACTTCCCGTCGGTGGGTTACTCCGGGGCCATGCGCCTGATGGAGAAGTTCCTGGAAGCGCTCCTGGATCGGCTCGACCGCGACGCTCCCGAAACCCGTTTCGAACTCCAGCTGTAA
- the nifD gene encoding nitrogenase molybdenum-iron protein alpha chain produces the protein MSTKPTNVEEIKKELIAKMPTKVARKRAKSILPGTEVGEPIPEIQSNVRTIPGVITQRGCTYAGCKGVVLGPSRDIVNLTHGPIGCGFYSWLTRRNQTDAGPDGENFIPYAFSTDMTEHDIVFGGEKKLRAAIQEAYDNFHPKAISIFSTCPVGLIGDDIHAVARTMQEELGITIFANSCEGYKGVSQSAGHHIANNQIMKHVIGTKDVEVEGKFKVNMLGEYNIGGDAFEIERILEKCGFTLVATFSGNSTVEDFRKAHAADLNTVMCHRSLNYVAEMMETKYGIPWIKVNFIGAEASAKSLRRMAAYFEDQELIDRTEAVIAEELEKVKTVVDEIKPRTDGKTAMLFVGGSRAHHYQELFKELGMKILGAGYEFAHRDDYEGRHVLPTIKIDADSRNIEELEIHPDPERFKPRKTEEELARLNEKGLDFKGYEGMIGGMGKDAMVIDDINHYETEKLLEIYKPDIFCAGIKEKYIVQKMGIPLKQLHNYDMGGPYAGFNGAINWYRDIDRMVNTKVWNLIKAPWQTDGPELEATYVA, from the coding sequence ATGAGCACCAAGCCCACCAATGTCGAAGAGATCAAGAAGGAATTGATCGCCAAGATGCCCACCAAGGTCGCGCGCAAGCGGGCCAAGTCCATCCTCCCGGGCACCGAGGTCGGCGAACCGATTCCGGAAATTCAGTCCAACGTCCGCACCATCCCCGGCGTCATCACCCAGCGCGGCTGCACCTACGCCGGTTGCAAGGGCGTCGTTCTCGGCCCCTCCCGGGATATCGTCAACCTGACCCACGGCCCCATAGGCTGCGGCTTCTACTCCTGGCTCACCCGCCGCAACCAGACCGACGCCGGTCCGGACGGGGAGAACTTCATCCCCTACGCCTTCTCCACCGACATGACCGAGCACGACATCGTGTTCGGCGGCGAGAAGAAGCTACGCGCGGCCATCCAGGAAGCCTACGACAACTTCCATCCCAAGGCCATTTCCATCTTCTCCACCTGTCCGGTGGGCCTTATCGGCGACGACATCCACGCCGTGGCCCGCACCATGCAGGAAGAGCTTGGCATCACCATCTTCGCCAACTCCTGCGAAGGCTATAAGGGCGTGTCCCAGTCCGCCGGCCACCACATCGCCAACAACCAGATCATGAAGCATGTCATCGGCACCAAAGACGTCGAAGTCGAGGGCAAGTTCAAGGTCAACATGCTTGGCGAGTACAACATCGGCGGCGACGCCTTCGAGATCGAGCGCATCCTGGAAAAGTGCGGCTTCACCCTGGTCGCCACCTTCTCCGGCAACTCCACCGTGGAGGATTTCCGCAAGGCCCACGCCGCCGATCTCAACACCGTCATGTGCCACCGCTCGCTCAACTATGTGGCCGAGATGATGGAGACCAAGTACGGCATCCCCTGGATCAAGGTGAACTTCATCGGCGCCGAAGCCTCGGCCAAGTCCCTGCGCCGCATGGCCGCCTACTTCGAGGACCAGGAACTCATCGACCGCACCGAGGCCGTCATCGCCGAGGAGCTGGAAAAGGTCAAAACCGTCGTGGACGAGATCAAGCCGCGCACCGACGGCAAGACCGCCATGCTGTTCGTCGGCGGCTCCCGGGCCCACCACTACCAGGAACTGTTCAAGGAACTGGGCATGAAGATCCTGGGCGCGGGCTACGAGTTCGCCCACCGCGACGACTACGAAGGCCGCCACGTGCTGCCGACCATCAAGATCGACGCCGACTCGCGCAACATCGAAGAGCTCGAAATCCACCCCGATCCCGAGCGCTTCAAGCCCCGCAAGACCGAAGAGGAACTGGCCCGCCTCAACGAAAAGGGCCTGGATTTCAAGGGCTACGAGGGCATGATCGGCGGCATGGGCAAGGATGCCATGGTCATCGACGACATCAACCACTACGAGACCGAAAAGCTCCTTGAGATCTACAAGCCCGACATCTTCTGCGCCGGCATCAAAGAAAAGTACATCGTCCAGAAGATGGGGATTCCGCTCAAGCAGCTGCACAACTACGACATGGGTGGCCCCTACGCCGGGTTCAACGGCGCCATCAACTGGTACCGCGACATCGACCGCATGGTGAACACCAAGGTCTGGAACCTTATCAAGGCTCCCTGGCAGACCGACGGTCCCGAGCTCGAAGCCACCTACGTGGCCTAG
- a CDS encoding P-II family nitrogen regulator, producing the protein MKEIMAVIRMNKMNQTKKALADAGIPAFVAREGYGRGKGLVNQAVLDGAAAGNEEAIALLGTKGRLYPKRIISIVVPDNQVKEAVDALISVNKTGQAGDGKIFVLPVSDSVRVRTGEAGEAAIV; encoded by the coding sequence ATGAAGGAGATTATGGCGGTCATCCGCATGAACAAGATGAACCAGACCAAGAAGGCCTTGGCCGACGCGGGCATCCCGGCCTTCGTGGCCCGCGAGGGCTACGGACGCGGCAAGGGTCTGGTCAACCAGGCGGTGCTTGACGGCGCCGCGGCCGGCAACGAGGAAGCCATCGCGCTTCTGGGCACCAAGGGCCGCCTGTACCCCAAGCGCATCATATCCATCGTGGTCCCCGACAATCAGGTCAAGGAAGCTGTGGACGCCCTGATTAGCGTCAACAAGACCGGCCAGGCCGGCGACGGCAAGATCTTCGTGTTGCCCGTCTCCGATTCCGTGCGGGTCAGGACCGGCGAAGCCGGCGAAGCGGCCATCGTCTAG
- a CDS encoding P-II family nitrogen regulator — translation MQTMVRAIVRPEKTDEVLSALMDAGFPAVTKFNVAGRGKQRGIKIGEIQYDEIPKVMLICVVPDCDKDFVIKTIMESARSGSKGAFGDGKIFVSPVEEMYTISSGVKEA, via the coding sequence ATGCAGACCATGGTCAGAGCGATTGTCCGCCCCGAGAAGACCGATGAAGTCCTGTCCGCCCTGATGGACGCCGGTTTCCCCGCCGTCACCAAGTTCAACGTGGCCGGTCGCGGCAAGCAGCGCGGCATCAAGATCGGCGAGATCCAGTACGACGAGATCCCCAAGGTCATGCTCATCTGCGTCGTGCCCGACTGCGACAAGGACTTCGTGATCAAGACCATCATGGAAAGCGCCCGCAGCGGTTCCAAGGGAGCCTTTGGCGACGGCAAGATCTTCGTCAGCCCAGTGGAAGAGATGTACACCATCTCCTCCGGCGTCAAGGAAGCCTAA
- the nifH gene encoding nitrogenase iron protein, producing MRKIAIYGKGGIGKSTTTQNTVAGLAEMGKKVMVVGCDPKADSTRLLLHGLAQKTVLDTLREEGEDVELDDILKEGYGGTMCTESGGPEPGVGCAGRGIITSINLLEQLGAYEEDKQLDYVFYDVLGDVVCGGFAMPIRDGKAEEIYIVCSGEMMAMYAANNICKGIVKYADTGGVRLGGIICNSRKVDFEKEMIEELCRQIGTQMIHFMPRENQVQRAEINRKTVIDYSPEHAQADEYRALAKKIDENKMLVIPKPLEIAQLEKLLVDFGIAN from the coding sequence ATGCGCAAGATCGCTATCTACGGAAAGGGCGGCATCGGCAAGTCCACCACCACGCAGAACACCGTCGCCGGGCTGGCGGAAATGGGCAAGAAGGTCATGGTGGTCGGTTGCGACCCGAAGGCCGACTCCACCCGTCTGCTCCTGCACGGTCTGGCCCAGAAGACCGTTCTCGACACCCTGCGCGAGGAAGGCGAAGACGTCGAACTCGATGATATCCTCAAGGAAGGCTACGGCGGTACCATGTGCACCGAGTCCGGCGGCCCTGAGCCCGGCGTCGGCTGCGCCGGCCGCGGCATCATCACCTCCATCAACCTCCTGGAGCAGCTCGGCGCTTACGAGGAAGACAAGCAGCTCGACTACGTCTTCTACGACGTGCTCGGCGACGTCGTGTGCGGCGGTTTCGCCATGCCCATCCGCGACGGCAAGGCCGAGGAAATCTACATCGTCTGCTCCGGCGAAATGATGGCCATGTACGCCGCCAACAACATTTGCAAGGGCATCGTCAAGTACGCCGACACCGGCGGTGTGCGCCTGGGCGGCATCATCTGCAACAGCCGTAAGGTCGATTTCGAAAAGGAAATGATCGAAGAGCTGTGCCGCCAGATCGGCACCCAGATGATCCACTTCATGCCCCGCGAAAACCAGGTGCAGCGCGCTGAAATCAACCGCAAGACGGTCATCGACTACTCCCCCGAGCACGCCCAGGCCGACGAATACCGCGCCCTGGCCAAGAAGATCGACGAGAACAAGATGCTGGTCATTCCCAAGCCCCTGGAAATCGCCCAGCTCGAAAAGCTGCTCGTCGACTTCGGCATCGCCAACTAG
- a CDS encoding Tex family protein: protein MIEKHAALIAKELSVAPRQVAAVAGLLADGATIPFIARYRKEATGSLDEVAVAAVRDRLQQLADLDKRRAAILESLTERDLLTDALARDIEAAPDMARLEDLYLPHRPKRRTRAAMARERGLAPLAELLMRQRGVSPEKEAARFVNPEKDVADVAAALAGARDIMAEAISEDAANRAALRDLFAKRGRIVSRLVKGKEQDAANYRDFFERDEAVRAVAGHRALAMFRGEREGLLALSLRPSEDEALRQLTRLVVTGRGKDSEQVAEAAADAYKRLLGPSLENELRASLKDRADREAIAIFAANLRQVLLAAPLGQARVLALDPGFRTGAKLAVLDAQGNLLHYETIFPTGSERQRDQAAETLRQLCADQAIEAIAVGNGTAGRETERFVADLGLGVPVILVNEAGASIYSASETARNEFPDLDLTVRGAVSIGRRLMDPLAELVKIDPKSIGVGQYQHDVDQAALRKALDEVVSSCVNAVGVDLNTASVELLTAVSGLGPGLAANIVAHRKEHGPFRSRAELRKVKRLGPKAFEQAAGFLRLRGGAPLDATAVHPERYTLVGRMAKDLGCAVTDLIAKASLREGIDPARYVGDDVGLETLRDILAELAKPGRDPRPTFTAFAFAEGVSELADLRPGMRLPGRVTNVTAFGAFVDVGVHRDGLVHVSHLADAYVADPSKVVAAGQEVMVTVLTIDKERGRLSLSMKSEPQANMG, encoded by the coding sequence ATGATCGAAAAACACGCCGCCCTTATCGCCAAGGAACTGTCCGTCGCCCCGCGCCAGGTGGCGGCCGTGGCCGGACTGCTCGCCGACGGGGCCACGATTCCGTTTATCGCCCGCTACCGCAAGGAAGCCACCGGCTCCCTGGACGAAGTGGCCGTGGCCGCCGTACGCGACCGCCTCCAGCAGCTGGCCGATCTGGACAAGCGCCGGGCCGCCATCCTGGAATCCCTGACCGAACGCGACCTCTTGACCGACGCCCTGGCCCGGGACATCGAAGCCGCGCCGGACATGGCCCGGCTGGAAGACCTCTACCTGCCCCATCGCCCCAAACGCCGCACCCGGGCGGCCATGGCCCGGGAACGGGGGCTGGCTCCCCTGGCCGAACTGCTCATGCGCCAGCGCGGCGTGTCCCCGGAAAAAGAGGCGGCCCGGTTCGTCAATCCCGAGAAAGACGTGGCCGACGTCGCCGCCGCCCTGGCCGGGGCGCGGGACATCATGGCCGAGGCCATAAGCGAGGACGCCGCCAACCGGGCCGCCCTGCGCGACCTTTTCGCCAAGCGCGGCCGCATCGTCTCGCGGCTGGTCAAGGGAAAGGAGCAAGACGCCGCCAACTATCGGGATTTTTTTGAACGCGACGAAGCCGTGCGCGCGGTGGCCGGCCACCGCGCCCTGGCCATGTTTCGCGGCGAGCGCGAAGGGCTGCTGGCCCTGTCCCTGCGCCCGTCCGAGGATGAGGCCCTGCGCCAGCTCACGCGTCTGGTCGTCACGGGCCGGGGCAAGGACAGCGAGCAGGTGGCCGAGGCGGCCGCCGACGCCTACAAGCGCCTGCTTGGGCCGTCGCTGGAAAACGAGCTGCGCGCCAGCCTCAAGGACCGGGCCGACCGGGAGGCCATCGCCATCTTTGCAGCCAATCTGCGGCAAGTGCTCCTGGCCGCGCCCCTGGGGCAGGCCCGGGTGCTGGCCCTGGACCCGGGATTTCGCACCGGGGCCAAGCTGGCCGTCCTCGACGCCCAAGGCAACCTGCTCCACTACGAGACCATCTTCCCCACCGGTTCCGAGCGCCAGCGGGACCAGGCGGCCGAGACCCTGCGCCAGCTGTGCGCCGACCAGGCCATCGAGGCCATTGCCGTGGGCAACGGCACGGCCGGGCGCGAGACCGAACGCTTCGTGGCCGACCTGGGCTTGGGCGTGCCGGTCATCCTGGTCAACGAAGCCGGAGCATCAATCTACTCGGCTTCGGAAACGGCCCGCAACGAATTCCCGGACCTCGACCTGACCGTGCGCGGCGCGGTAAGCATCGGCCGCCGGCTCATGGACCCGCTAGCCGAGCTGGTCAAGATCGACCCCAAATCCATTGGCGTGGGCCAGTACCAGCACGACGTGGACCAGGCCGCCCTCAGGAAGGCCCTGGACGAGGTCGTGTCCAGCTGCGTCAACGCCGTGGGCGTGGACCTCAACACGGCCAGCGTGGAGCTGCTCACCGCCGTCTCCGGACTTGGACCCGGCCTTGCCGCCAACATCGTGGCCCACCGCAAGGAGCACGGCCCGTTTCGCTCCCGGGCCGAACTGCGCAAGGTCAAGCGCCTTGGCCCCAAGGCCTTTGAGCAGGCGGCCGGATTCCTGCGCCTTCGCGGCGGAGCGCCCCTGGACGCCACGGCCGTGCATCCCGAGCGCTACACCCTGGTCGGGCGCATGGCCAAGGACCTGGGTTGCGCCGTGACCGACCTCATCGCCAAGGCGAGCCTGCGGGAAGGCATCGACCCGGCCCGCTACGTCGGCGACGACGTGGGCCTGGAAACCCTGCGCGACATCCTGGCCGAACTGGCCAAGCCCGGACGCGACCCCAGGCCGACGTTTACGGCCTTTGCCTTTGCCGAAGGGGTGAGCGAACTGGCCGATCTGCGCCCGGGCATGCGGCTGCCGGGCCGGGTCACCAACGTTACGGCCTTTGGCGCGTTTGTGGATGTGGGCGTGCACCGCGACGGCCTTGTGCATGTGAGCCATCTGGCCGACGCGTACGTGGCCGATCCGTCCAAGGTGGTGGCGGCCGGCCAGGAGGTCATGGTGACGGTGCTGACCATCGACAAGGAAAGGGGGCGGCTGAGCCTGAGCATGAAGTCCGAGCCGCAAGCAAACATGGGATAA